A single genomic interval of Selenobaculum gibii harbors:
- a CDS encoding metal-sensing transcriptional repressor, producing MQADAEKIMRLLKTARGQMDGIIRMVEENRYCVDISNQVLATRALLHTVNKEIVKAHMEHCIKQAFQTDKEEEKIEEFLVMMDKMMK from the coding sequence ATGCAGGCAGATGCAGAGAAAATTATGCGGTTATTGAAAACTGCACGTGGACAAATGGATGGGATTATCCGAATGGTTGAAGAAAATCGTTATTGTGTCGATATTTCTAATCAGGTGTTAGCGACACGAGCTTTGCTCCATACCGTGAATAAAGAAATTGTTAAAGCACATATGGAGCATTGTATAAAACAAGCTTTTCAAACAGACAAAGAAGAAGAAAAGATTGAAGAGTTTTTGGTGATGATGGATAAAATGATGAAGTAA
- the dapA gene encoding 4-hydroxy-tetrahydrodipicolinate synthase, whose amino-acid sequence MKEIMFKGAGVAIITPFNETGIDFNELARLIDFNIENGTDAIIITGTTGESATMTDEEHKEAIKFTINHVNKRIPVIAGTGSNDTAYAMQLSKYAQEVGADGLLLVTPYYNKCSQKGLIKHFTYIADHTNIPIILYNVPSRTGVNIALDTYIELAKHPRIVAVKEASGDLSAIIKIKEACGDNLHIYSGNDDQIVPILSIGGIGVISVLSNVMPKEAHDICQLYFDGKVKESAELQIKLLTLINTLFIEVNPIPVKTALGLMGYKVGDLRMPLCEMAEGNLAKLKEVLSTHKLI is encoded by the coding sequence TTGAAAGAAATTATGTTTAAAGGTGCTGGGGTAGCTATTATTACTCCTTTTAATGAAACTGGAATTGATTTTAATGAACTTGCGCGGTTAATTGATTTCAACATTGAAAATGGAACAGATGCTATCATTATTACGGGAACAACGGGTGAGTCAGCAACGATGACCGATGAAGAACATAAAGAGGCCATAAAATTTACTATAAATCATGTAAATAAAAGAATTCCTGTAATCGCTGGTACTGGATCTAATGATACTGCATATGCTATGCAATTATCGAAATATGCTCAGGAAGTTGGTGCAGATGGATTACTTCTTGTAACACCATATTATAATAAATGTTCACAAAAAGGACTAATTAAACACTTCACTTATATTGCGGATCATACAAATATTCCGATTATTTTATATAATGTACCTTCACGTACTGGAGTAAACATCGCGCTTGATACTTATATTGAACTTGCAAAACATCCGCGAATTGTAGCGGTAAAGGAAGCGAGCGGAGATTTATCAGCAATTATTAAAATAAAAGAAGCTTGTGGTGATAATCTTCATATCTATTCTGGTAACGATGATCAGATTGTACCAATTTTATCGATTGGCGGTATAGGCGTTATTTCTGTATTATCTAATGTTATGCCAAAAGAAGCGCATGATATTTGTCAGCTTTATTTTGATGGCAAAGTAAAAGAAAGTGCCGAGTTACAAATTAAATTATTAACGTTAATCAATACACTTTTTATTGAAGTGAATCCTATTCCAGTAAAAACTGCATTAGGTTTAATGGGGTACAAGGTTGGCGATTTGCGGATGCCACTTTGTGAAATGGCAGAAGGAAACCTTGCAAAATTAAAAGAAGTACTTTCTACGCATAAATTGATATAA
- the gatC gene encoding Asp-tRNA(Asn)/Glu-tRNA(Gln) amidotransferase subunit GatC, with translation MKITRNDVENVALLSRLEIPEEQVEKYTGHLNAFLEYADVLTSLDTKGVQPTAHVLPLKNVFRKDEEHTSLDRELALSNAPEKENGYFKVPKIVEG, from the coding sequence ATGAAAATTACGCGTAATGATGTAGAAAACGTGGCGTTATTATCACGTCTTGAGATTCCTGAGGAACAAGTTGAGAAATACACTGGCCATTTAAATGCGTTTTTAGAATATGCAGATGTGCTTACAAGTCTTGATACTAAAGGGGTACAACCAACAGCACATGTACTTCCATTAAAAAATGTATTCCGTAAAGACGAAGAACATACTTCCCTTGATCGTGAACTTGCTTTATCTAATGCACCAGAAAAAGAAAATGGCTACTTTAAAGTGCCAAAAATTGTAGAAGGTTAG
- the gatA gene encoding Asp-tRNA(Asn)/Glu-tRNA(Gln) amidotransferase subunit GatA produces MLVNKEITAVELVDSLFARMDEVEGKVKAYLTQTRETALAKAKAVDEKIARGEEISFLEGIPGAIKDNICTKGTKTTCASKMLENFVPPYDATVMEKLQAQNPTILGKTNMDEFAMGGSTENSAFYPTHNPWNIDCVPGGSSGGSAAAVGAGTAIWALGSDTGGSIRQPASFCGVVGMKPTYGRVSRYGLVAFASSLDQIGPVTRDVTDCAHLMNIISGYDKRDSTSINAEVPDYTKSLVKDVKGLKIGLPKEYFVEGMDEDVEKAVRAAIKQFEDLGAEVVEVSMPHTKYAVSAYYLIAPAEASSNLARYDGVSYGARVEGTDIVDMYKKTRSEKFGEEVQRRIMLGTYALSAGYYDAYYLQALKVRTLVKQDFDKAFEKVDVLITPTAPTPAYKIGDMISDPMKMYLQDICTIPVNLAGVPGISLPCGFSNSGMPIGLQIIGKPLGEETLIRAAYTFEQNNEYHKSIAPVGEAE; encoded by the coding sequence ATGCTAGTGAATAAAGAAATTACGGCAGTAGAATTAGTAGATAGTTTATTTGCTCGTATGGATGAAGTTGAAGGCAAGGTAAAAGCATATTTAACACAAACGAGAGAAACTGCATTAGCAAAGGCGAAAGCAGTGGATGAAAAAATTGCTCGCGGGGAAGAAATTTCATTTTTAGAAGGGATTCCTGGCGCGATTAAAGATAATATTTGTACAAAAGGCACAAAAACAACTTGTGCATCTAAAATGTTAGAAAATTTTGTGCCGCCATATGATGCAACTGTGATGGAAAAATTACAGGCGCAAAATCCTACAATTTTAGGTAAAACGAATATGGATGAGTTTGCAATGGGTGGTTCAACAGAAAATTCCGCGTTCTATCCAACGCATAATCCGTGGAATATAGACTGTGTACCTGGAGGTTCAAGTGGTGGTTCAGCGGCTGCTGTGGGCGCAGGAACTGCGATTTGGGCACTAGGATCAGATACAGGTGGATCTATCCGTCAGCCGGCATCATTTTGTGGTGTTGTAGGCATGAAGCCAACTTATGGACGCGTATCGCGCTATGGTTTAGTTGCGTTTGCATCTTCACTTGATCAAATTGGGCCTGTGACACGCGATGTAACAGACTGTGCGCATTTGATGAATATTATTTCTGGTTATGACAAACGTGATTCTACTTCTATTAATGCAGAAGTTCCTGATTATACGAAATCACTTGTAAAAGATGTAAAAGGCTTAAAAATTGGTTTACCAAAAGAGTACTTTGTTGAAGGTATGGACGAAGATGTTGAAAAAGCTGTACGTGCGGCAATCAAGCAATTTGAAGATTTAGGGGCAGAAGTTGTTGAAGTATCTATGCCACATACGAAGTATGCAGTATCCGCTTATTATTTAATTGCGCCAGCTGAAGCAAGTTCAAACCTTGCGCGTTATGACGGTGTTAGTTATGGTGCTAGAGTAGAAGGTACCGATATTGTAGATATGTATAAGAAAACTCGTAGTGAAAAATTTGGTGAGGAAGTACAGCGTCGTATTATGCTTGGTACATATGCATTAAGTGCAGGTTATTATGATGCTTATTATTTACAGGCACTAAAAGTTCGGACTTTAGTAAAACAAGACTTTGATAAAGCATTTGAAAAAGTAGATGTATTAATTACGCCAACAGCACCAACTCCTGCATATAAAATTGGAGATATGATTAGTGATCCAATGAAAATGTATCTGCAAGATATCTGTACAATTCCTGTAAATTTAGCTGGAGTGCCAGGAATTTCTCTTCCATGTGGATTTAGTAATTCTGGTATGCCAATTGGGCTTCAGATTATCGGTAAACCTTTAGGTGAAGAAACATTGATTCGCGCTGCGTATACTTTTGAACAAAACAATGAATATCATAAGAGTATTGCACCAGTGGGGGAGGCTGAATAA
- the gatB gene encoding Asp-tRNA(Asn)/Glu-tRNA(Gln) amidotransferase subunit GatB, with product MSYEAVIGLEVHSELKTNTKIFCGCSTKFGAEQNTQVCPVCLGLPGVLPVINERVVEFAIKAGLALNCKINNFSKFDRKNYYYPDLPKNFQTSQYDLPIAEHGYLDIEVDGKTKRIGITRIHMEEDAGKLVHSGTTINDSDSACVDYNRTGVPLIEIVSEPDMSTPEEARAYMEKIKSILEYIDVSHCKMEEGNLRADVNVSLRKVGVKELGTKAEMKNLNSFKMIQSALEYEIERQAEILDDGGHIVQETRTWDDAKGMTVSMRTKEAAHDYRYLPEPDLVPIITSDEQIEEIRQLLPELPDARRKRMMEDCGLSAYDAGVLTATRQMAEYFDEAVKDKADAKLVANWMMGDLAKNLNAEGKSITESPVTAANLAELVNLISKGTISSKIAKTVFEEMWKTGKQAEVIVKEKGLVQITDTKEIEAIVDVVLAANQKAVDDYKGGNAKAIGALVGQVMKQSKGKANPGMVNELLKKKLDA from the coding sequence ATGAGCTACGAAGCAGTCATTGGGCTTGAAGTCCATAGTGAATTAAAAACGAATACAAAAATATTCTGCGGTTGCAGTACAAAATTTGGCGCAGAACAAAATACACAAGTTTGCCCAGTTTGTTTAGGATTACCAGGTGTACTTCCAGTAATTAATGAACGGGTTGTAGAGTTTGCCATTAAAGCAGGACTGGCTTTAAATTGTAAAATTAATAATTTTAGTAAATTTGATAGGAAAAATTATTATTATCCTGACCTACCTAAAAACTTTCAAACTTCACAATATGATTTACCGATTGCGGAACATGGCTATTTAGATATTGAAGTTGATGGAAAAACGAAAAGAATTGGGATTACAAGAATTCATATGGAAGAAGATGCAGGAAAATTAGTACATTCGGGAACAACAATCAATGATTCTGATTCTGCATGTGTAGATTATAACCGTACGGGTGTACCTCTAATTGAAATTGTTTCTGAGCCAGACATGTCTACACCAGAAGAAGCTAGAGCTTATATGGAAAAGATTAAATCTATTTTAGAATATATTGATGTATCTCATTGTAAAATGGAAGAAGGTAATTTAAGAGCTGATGTAAACGTATCTTTACGCAAAGTCGGTGTAAAAGAACTTGGCACAAAGGCGGAGATGAAAAACTTAAATTCCTTTAAGATGATTCAAAGCGCTTTAGAATATGAAATTGAACGCCAAGCGGAAATCTTAGATGATGGTGGTCATATTGTCCAAGAAACTCGCACATGGGATGACGCAAAAGGTATGACTGTTTCTATGCGGACAAAAGAAGCTGCGCATGATTATCGTTATTTGCCTGAGCCTGATTTAGTTCCCATCATTACAAGTGATGAACAAATTGAAGAAATACGTCAATTACTCCCTGAGCTTCCTGATGCTCGTCGCAAACGCATGATGGAAGATTGCGGACTTTCTGCCTATGATGCAGGTGTTTTAACGGCTACACGCCAGATGGCTGAATATTTTGATGAAGCGGTAAAAGATAAAGCTGATGCAAAATTAGTTGCAAATTGGATGATGGGGGATTTAGCGAAAAATCTAAATGCAGAAGGAAAATCCATCACGGAAAGCCCTGTAACTGCTGCAAATTTAGCTGAACTTGTTAATTTAATCAGCAAAGGTACAATTTCCAGTAAAATTGCAAAAACCGTGTTCGAAGAAATGTGGAAAACCGGTAAACAAGCTGAAGTTATCGTAAAAGAAAAAGGATTAGTACAAATTACTGATACAAAAGAGATCGAAGCGATTGTTGATGTTGTACTTGCAGCAAATCAAAAAGCTGTAGATGATTATAAGGGTGGCAATGCAAAAGCCATAGGTGCTTTGGTTGGACAAGTGATGAAACAAAGTAAAGGTAAAGCAAATCCAGGGATGGTAAACGAATTACTTAAGAAAAAATTAGATGCATAA
- a CDS encoding DMT family transporter yields the protein MFSMKNKWLGSIYLTLAASIWGGMFVVVKIVVPVILPIELVWLRYLVAGLVLLLWGVVTKQKWRIDKRDWKWIFLIGLIGNTISIVTQEYGTLFSSAQTGAIVTSATPAFMLIFAKVLLKEKLTKRKVVSVVLATLGVFLIVGINRVDLSHQLGGIFLFIAALTWALMSILIKLVPSKYSIYLITNYAIWVAVTLLTPFVIAYFQQIAWNRLQEPMIGGGILYLGAVSTAGAFILWNKGIQMMDCATSGLFFFFQPLVGTFLGWLILHEPLTIWFWIGSLLIFASVLLITLKRK from the coding sequence ATGTTTAGTATGAAAAATAAATGGTTAGGTTCAATTTATTTAACTTTAGCGGCAAGTATTTGGGGAGGAATGTTTGTCGTTGTCAAAATCGTAGTACCTGTAATTTTGCCAATTGAGTTAGTTTGGCTGCGTTACTTGGTTGCGGGCCTAGTGTTATTGCTTTGGGGTGTAGTTACCAAGCAGAAATGGCGAATTGACAAACGAGATTGGAAATGGATTTTTCTTATTGGTCTGATTGGAAATACAATTTCGATTGTTACGCAAGAATATGGAACACTTTTTTCTTCTGCGCAGACTGGAGCCATTGTAACGTCTGCTACACCCGCGTTTATGTTGATTTTTGCAAAGGTTTTACTAAAAGAAAAATTAACGAAACGAAAAGTAGTCTCAGTTGTTTTAGCAACATTAGGTGTTTTTCTGATTGTTGGTATTAATCGTGTAGATTTGTCACATCAATTAGGTGGCATATTTCTTTTTATTGCTGCACTAACATGGGCTTTAATGTCAATCCTAATAAAGTTAGTACCTTCAAAATATTCGATATATTTGATTACAAACTATGCAATTTGGGTAGCGGTTACTTTATTGACACCATTTGTAATTGCTTATTTTCAGCAAATTGCGTGGAATCGATTACAGGAACCGATGATTGGTGGCGGAATTCTGTATTTAGGTGCAGTATCAACAGCTGGGGCTTTTATTCTATGGAATAAAGGGATACAGATGATGGATTGCGCGACAAGTGGTTTATTCTTTTTCTTTCAACCTTTAGTAGGAACTTTTTTAGGGTGGTTAATTTTGCATGAACCACTTACGATTTGGTTTTGGATAGGATCACTTCTCATTTTCGCGAGCGTACTATTAATTACGTTAAAAAGAAAATAA
- a CDS encoding ATP-binding protein, with amino-acid sequence MSIIPNIQNLIVCRSLLEDGIIKKFITLLKGNNHSDLKNALIYELIDKAESLNLSGNLLSSYIVYLMAQGKNIAAVMTEKSQGTIGNSLYRAFINDMEIIYPLLKASPSTYFDTSLLDDYRSTLKCNNLSIIDLQDKVKTATNPKFLADTFIDYYRTYGFGDIANFRAFRWNDTKKLIGIRHFDKMSIDEIIGYEYQKSVLLANTEAFVNGRPANNALLVGARGTGKSSSVKALANKYFSHGLRLVEITKNQLVSLPQIMETLRQSSSKKFIIFLDDLSFEDFEVEYKYLKSNIEGGVESKPDNVLIYATSNRRHLIKETWKDRGAENDDIHRADTVNETISLSDRFGITISYLSPNQEEYLDIVLGLAKKYNLNISAEELRAGAIAWEVSHSGRSGRTAQQYINHLLGKN; translated from the coding sequence GTGTCTATAATTCCAAATATACAAAATTTAATTGTTTGCCGTTCCTTATTAGAAGATGGAATTATAAAAAAATTTATCACACTTCTTAAAGGAAATAATCATTCTGACTTAAAAAATGCGCTTATTTACGAGCTAATTGATAAAGCTGAATCATTAAATCTTTCGGGTAATCTTTTAAGTAGTTATATCGTTTACTTAATGGCTCAAGGGAAAAACATCGCTGCTGTCATGACAGAAAAATCACAAGGTACCATTGGCAACAGCCTTTATCGTGCTTTTATCAATGATATGGAAATCATTTATCCCCTTTTAAAGGCAAGCCCCAGTACCTACTTCGATACCTCTTTACTTGATGATTATCGCTCTACCTTAAAATGCAATAACTTATCAATTATCGATTTACAAGATAAAGTAAAGACCGCAACAAATCCAAAATTTTTAGCAGATACTTTTATTGATTATTATCGTACATATGGCTTTGGTGATATTGCTAACTTTCGTGCATTCCGTTGGAATGATACGAAAAAATTAATTGGAATAAGACATTTTGATAAAATGTCTATTGATGAGATTATCGGTTATGAATATCAAAAATCAGTTTTACTCGCAAACACAGAAGCGTTTGTCAACGGTAGACCTGCAAATAATGCGTTATTAGTAGGTGCAAGAGGAACAGGAAAATCCTCATCTGTAAAAGCTTTAGCAAACAAATATTTTTCCCATGGACTAAGATTAGTCGAAATTACGAAAAATCAATTGGTTAGCTTACCGCAGATCATGGAGACGCTCCGTCAGAGCAGCAGCAAAAAGTTTATCATTTTTCTCGATGATTTATCCTTTGAAGATTTCGAAGTTGAGTACAAATATTTGAAATCTAATATCGAAGGTGGCGTAGAGTCCAAACCAGATAATGTATTAATCTATGCAACTTCTAATCGTCGTCATTTAATCAAAGAAACATGGAAAGATCGAGGTGCTGAAAACGATGATATCCATCGTGCAGATACAGTAAATGAAACAATTTCTCTATCTGACCGCTTTGGGATTACCATTAGTTATCTATCTCCAAATCAGGAAGAGTATTTAGATATTGTTTTAGGTTTAGCAAAAAAGTACAATTTGAATATATCTGCTGAAGAACTCAGGGCTGGTGCAATTGCTTGGGAAGTCTCCCATTCCGGACGTTCCGGTCGTACAGCACAACAATATATCAATCATTTATTGGGAAAAAATTAA
- a CDS encoding LL-diaminopimelate aminotransferase, whose amino-acid sequence MALINENYLKLPGSYLFAEIARRVSTFKAENPSADIIRLGIGDVTQPLAPASIKAMHDAVDEMANQATFRGYGPEQGYDFLIEKIIETNYKSLGVEMDEVFVSDGSKSDVGNIQEIFGVNNTVAITDPVYPVYLDTNVMAGRTGTLQNNGTFEQVVYLPCNAENSFTPALPTNKVDMIYLCCPNNPTGTTLSKKELKKWVDYAKSNDSIILFDAAYAAYITEADVPRSIYEIEGSRDVAIEFRSFSKTAGFTGTRCAYTVVPKTVMGKDSEGKEHSLNQLWNRRHTTKFNGTPYIVQRGAAAIYTPEGQAQIKATVDYYMTNAKIIREGLITAGLQAFGGVNAPYIWLKTPEGIDSWGFFDKLLKEVHIVGTPGAGFGPSGEGYFRLTAFGNRENTEKAIERIKTKLIL is encoded by the coding sequence ATGGCTTTAATTAATGAAAATTACCTAAAATTACCTGGCAGCTATTTATTTGCCGAAATAGCACGCCGTGTAAGTACATTCAAAGCAGAAAATCCATCTGCAGATATTATCCGTTTAGGTATTGGTGATGTAACACAACCACTTGCCCCTGCTTCAATCAAAGCGATGCATGATGCTGTTGATGAAATGGCAAACCAAGCAACATTCCGCGGCTATGGTCCCGAACAAGGGTACGATTTTCTTATTGAAAAAATTATCGAAACAAACTACAAATCCCTTGGCGTTGAGATGGATGAAGTATTTGTCAGTGACGGATCTAAAAGTGATGTTGGAAATATTCAAGAAATCTTCGGTGTGAACAATACGGTTGCAATTACAGACCCAGTTTATCCTGTATATTTGGATACCAATGTAATGGCTGGCAGAACGGGGACTTTACAAAATAATGGAACCTTTGAACAAGTTGTATATCTACCATGTAACGCTGAAAACAGCTTTACTCCAGCCCTACCAACAAATAAAGTAGATATGATTTATTTATGCTGCCCAAACAACCCAACAGGAACAACATTATCTAAAAAAGAATTAAAAAAATGGGTAGATTATGCAAAATCAAATGATTCTATCATCCTCTTTGATGCAGCTTATGCCGCTTATATTACTGAAGCCGATGTGCCCCGTTCTATTTATGAAATTGAAGGTTCAAGAGATGTAGCTATCGAGTTTCGTTCATTTTCAAAAACGGCCGGTTTTACTGGTACACGTTGCGCTTATACTGTTGTTCCAAAGACAGTAATGGGAAAAGATTCAGAAGGGAAAGAGCATTCACTTAACCAATTATGGAATCGTCGTCATACGACTAAATTTAATGGAACTCCTTACATTGTCCAACGTGGTGCAGCTGCAATTTATACACCAGAAGGACAAGCTCAAATTAAGGCAACAGTCGATTACTATATGACAAACGCTAAAATCATTCGTGAAGGTCTTATTACGGCAGGATTACAAGCCTTTGGTGGCGTAAATGCCCCTTATATTTGGCTAAAAACTCCAGAAGGCATTGATTCATGGGGATTCTTTGATAAACTGTTAAAAGAAGTGCATATTGTAGGAACACCTGGAGCTGGATTTGGTCCATCTGGTGAAGGCTATTTCCGTTTAACTGCTTTTGGAAATAGAGAAAATACAGAAAAAGCAATTGAACGCATCAAAACAAAATTAATCCTATAA
- a CDS encoding glycosyl hydrolase family 18 protein: MKKYFILVLTTLLICIGTISALANPKTMQIELIHDNFIFTADDLAYVDENEVFVPGSFLQKNIYQMTYEEGSRQLHGQFSMPKIRLNANKADDLLFKGFEINLPTKVISNKPYVNIYGMDKLFGSELLVNDKEEKVIITLKKYTFFNPANLSISNKKVSRNEKISLVWQPTFEDENNLAKIDKIQGVNVVSPCWFSIDNQWGLVKNQADIAYVKAAKEKGYSVWPLITNSFDPDLTKSIVHNPNARKNVIKQLLLYVALYNLDGINLDFENIYEEDREAVSVFVQEISDALHELNVIVSIDVTVPSNVSQWSLSYDRKAYSKSVDYVMLMAYDEHWRTSPVSGSVASIGWVEQGVENTLKEVPADKLILGIPLYMREWKETNQSGKTKVEAKTLSMMQSDELIKKHKVKLNWLADKGQNYFEFTANNAKYRVWVEDERSIQMKLDLVHQYKLAGVAGWRKGFEKSEIWKTVNETLFKQ, from the coding sequence GTGAAAAAATATTTTATTTTAGTATTAACAACTTTATTGATTTGTATAGGAACAATATCGGCATTAGCAAATCCAAAGACAATGCAAATTGAACTCATACATGATAACTTTATTTTTACTGCAGATGATCTTGCTTATGTTGATGAAAATGAAGTATTTGTGCCTGGGAGCTTTTTGCAAAAAAATATTTATCAAATGACATACGAGGAGGGTTCTAGACAATTACATGGGCAGTTTTCTATGCCGAAGATTAGATTAAATGCAAATAAAGCAGATGATTTACTTTTTAAGGGCTTTGAAATAAATTTGCCAACAAAAGTAATTTCAAATAAACCCTACGTTAATATTTATGGAATGGATAAGCTCTTTGGATCTGAATTATTAGTTAATGATAAAGAAGAAAAAGTAATAATTACTTTAAAAAAGTATACTTTTTTCAATCCAGCGAATTTGTCTATATCAAATAAAAAAGTAAGTAGAAATGAAAAGATAAGCTTAGTCTGGCAGCCTACCTTTGAAGATGAAAATAATCTTGCGAAAATAGATAAAATTCAAGGGGTAAATGTAGTTTCACCATGTTGGTTTAGTATTGACAATCAATGGGGGCTTGTGAAAAATCAAGCAGATATTGCATATGTGAAAGCGGCAAAGGAAAAAGGATACAGTGTTTGGCCTTTAATTACAAATAGTTTCGATCCAGATTTAACGAAAAGTATTGTACATAATCCGAATGCGAGAAAAAATGTAATTAAGCAATTATTGCTTTACGTTGCTTTATATAATTTAGATGGGATTAACCTTGATTTTGAAAATATTTATGAAGAGGATAGAGAAGCAGTTTCTGTCTTTGTACAAGAGATTTCTGATGCATTACATGAATTAAATGTTATTGTTTCCATTGATGTTACTGTTCCTTCAAACGTTTCGCAATGGTCTTTATCGTATGACCGTAAAGCTTATAGTAAGTCTGTTGATTATGTGATGTTAATGGCATATGATGAGCATTGGCGTACAAGTCCTGTTAGTGGATCAGTAGCATCCATCGGCTGGGTAGAACAAGGTGTTGAAAATACATTGAAAGAAGTTCCGGCAGATAAGCTTATTTTAGGTATTCCTTTATATATGCGGGAGTGGAAAGAAACAAATCAATCAGGAAAAACAAAAGTTGAAGCAAAGACTTTGAGCATGATGCAATCAGATGAATTGATAAAAAAACATAAAGTGAAATTGAATTGGCTCGCTGATAAAGGGCAAAATTATTTTGAATTCACCGCCAATAATGCAAAATATCGTGTATGGGTAGAAGATGAACGATCTATTCAGATGAAATTGGATCTTGTCCATCAATATAAGTTAGCAGGTGTTGCAGGCTGGCGTAAAGGATTTGAAAAATCGGAAATATGGAAAACTGTAAACGAGACATTGTTTAAACAATAA
- a CDS encoding LysR family transcriptional regulator codes for MELRQLEYFQMASRLKNITRAAERLRVSQPNITVAIKKLEAELGIQLFDRSQKQLSLTPEGTVFLNRIEMALRNIEDAVLEVNDYKQLQKGTIKIGIPAMMGAYLFPKIFSNFQKEHSHLDIYLYEEGSIAIREQLERDELDFGIVILTDASSNLQLLPMSKNQILACVPPAHPLANQKSLSMSQLEDCDLIMLKEGSYIRQLVTKEFKKDNTKPKTVLESNQIETIKGLVASNVGIAFLLDVIVKDDPTVKAIPFAEPLYVDLGLTWKKDRYISRAAQSFIDFCKKNL; via the coding sequence ATGGAATTACGACAATTAGAGTATTTTCAAATGGCCAGCCGACTAAAAAATATCACTCGCGCTGCAGAGAGGCTTCGTGTATCACAACCTAATATTACAGTTGCAATAAAAAAATTAGAAGCAGAACTTGGTATTCAATTATTTGATCGAAGTCAAAAGCAGCTTTCTCTTACCCCTGAAGGTACAGTCTTTTTAAATCGAATTGAAATGGCACTTAGAAACATAGAGGATGCGGTTCTCGAAGTCAACGATTATAAACAATTACAAAAAGGTACAATTAAAATAGGAATTCCTGCCATGATGGGTGCATACTTATTTCCCAAAATATTTTCTAACTTCCAAAAAGAGCATTCACATCTTGATATTTACCTTTATGAAGAAGGTTCCATTGCTATACGCGAGCAATTAGAAAGAGATGAACTTGACTTCGGCATTGTCATTTTAACTGATGCATCATCCAACCTTCAGCTTCTTCCTATGAGTAAAAATCAAATTTTAGCTTGTGTTCCTCCTGCTCATCCTCTTGCAAATCAAAAAAGTTTATCAATGAGCCAATTAGAAGATTGCGATTTAATTATGCTAAAAGAAGGATCTTATATCCGTCAATTAGTAACAAAAGAATTTAAAAAAGATAATACAAAGCCTAAAACTGTTTTGGAATCTAATCAAATTGAAACAATAAAAGGGCTTGTTGCAAGTAATGTTGGAATTGCTTTTCTTTTAGATGTAATCGTTAAGGATGATCCTACGGTGAAAGCAATTCCTTTTGCTGAACCTCTTTATGTAGATTTAGGGCTTACTTGGAAAAAGGATCGTTATATTTCACGTGCCGCACAATCTTTTATTGACTTTTGCAAGAAAAATTTATAA